Proteins from one Bactrocera neohumeralis isolate Rockhampton chromosome 3, APGP_CSIRO_Bneo_wtdbg2-racon-allhic-juicebox.fasta_v2, whole genome shotgun sequence genomic window:
- the LOC126752894 gene encoding gustatory receptor for bitter taste 22e-like — protein MRARLRRRFTDLILRATICSANVLAILPFRYNKTKRRVECSKLWLKYTISINVIILFLLIWTRPTKDRLNVDILQRKPIVALVNYLNFYGTIYTIVLIIWMNWRDRKNLLDFFNTCLIMEYECFRIYSELKRECEDFDNFIIWKAVLTLLQNASFVNTVYDFRSFSWVAQLLLLIFTYFLLNMLLVTIQLFIICILFQYRCFWVLNRRLQHIAEVELKQSGREHISAEISMLCGIYVRLLSIFRRCTNMYEQQALLMVAVLTGSNIMSLFFAKLIWTGKVMEMSVWSICDNLQMVLINVADFWLTITICELTVNTSRITANLLRNFNDFRRLDKYLERNVEQFSFICCDNQLKFRLCGLIDLNHETGCRILFTMILYFIYFVQVDYNAT, from the exons ATGCGTGCGCGATTACGCCGTCGGTTTACAGATTTAATTCTGAGAGCCACTATATGCTCAGCCAACGTCCTAGCTATACTACCATTTCGCTACAACAAAACCAAGCGAAGAGTAGAATGCTCGAAATTATGGCTTAAGTATACCATCAGCATCAATGTGATCATCCTTTTTCTGCTCATCTGGACACGACCCACAAAAGATCGCCTAAATGTCGATATTTTGCAACGCAAACCGATTGTGGCGCTCgtcaattatttaaatttttacggcACGATTTACACGATTGTCCTCATTATTTGGATGAATTGGCGTGACCGCAAGAACCTCTTGGATTTCTTCAACACATGTTTGATTATGGAATATGAGTGCTTCCGTATTTATAGTGAACTCAAGCGGGAATGTGAAGATTTCGACAACTTCATCATATGGAAGGCCGTTTTAACTCTGTTGCAAAATGCCTCCTTCGTCAATACGGTCTATGATTTCAGGAGTTTTAGTTGGGTCGCTCAATTGCTGTTGctaattttcacatatttcttGCTTAATATGCTGTTGGTCACCATCCAGCTGTTCATCATATGTATTCTCTTTCAATATCGCTGCTTTTGGGTGCTTAATCGACGGCTGCAGCATATCGCCGAGGTGGAATTGAAGCAAAGCGGTCGGGAACATATATCAGCGGAGATTAGTATGCTTTGTGGTATTTACGTGCGTTTGCTGAGCATTTTTCGCCGGTGTACGAATATGTACGAGCAACAAGCCTTGCTGATGGTCGCCGTGTTGACTGGTTCGAATATAATGAGCTTGTTTTTTGCAAAGCTTATTTGGACCGGTAAGGTTATGGAAATGAGTGTTTGGAGTATCTGCGATAATCTACAAATGGTTCTGATTAACGTTGCCGATTTTTGGTTAACAATAACTATCTGTGAATTGACGGTGAACACTTCGCGAATAACGGCAAATTTGCTACGAAATTTTAATGACTTTCGACGGTTGGACAAATACCTGGAGCGAAAT GTGgaacaattttcatttatttgttgtgATAACCAATTGAAATTCCGTTTGTGTGGCTTGATAGACCTAAACCACGAGACCGGTTGCAGAATTTTATTCAcaatgattttatattttatatatttcgttCAAGTTGACTATAATGCtacatga